One genomic window of Parabacteroides pacaensis includes the following:
- the cobC gene encoding alpha-ribazole phosphatase: MDLTLVRHTAVDVPPGYCYGQTDVPLKTTFEEEAQRVKDHLAGKGFDRIYTSPLSRCTRLADYCGCPDAIRDPRIMELNFGKWEMTPFAALTDQTAKHWFEDWIHTPAPGGESLMDQYNRVSQFLNELRDSGKENVCLFTHGGVITCARVYNKQYGMKEAFKHIPDYGEVVKMTL, from the coding sequence ATGGATTTAACATTAGTCAGGCATACAGCCGTCGACGTCCCTCCCGGATATTGTTACGGACAAACGGATGTTCCTTTAAAAACGACTTTCGAAGAGGAAGCACAAAGGGTTAAGGATCACTTAGCCGGTAAAGGATTTGACAGAATTTATACCAGCCCGCTTTCCCGATGTACCCGTTTAGCTGATTATTGTGGCTGTCCGGATGCCATCCGGGATCCCAGAATTATGGAACTGAATTTCGGGAAATGGGAAATGACTCCGTTCGCTGCACTGACAGACCAAACTGCTAAACATTGGTTTGAAGATTGGATCCACACGCCTGCGCCGGGAGGTGAATCTCTCATGGATCAGTATAATCGGGTATCGCAATTCCTGAATGAACTCCGGGATTCGGGAAAAGAAAATGTTTGCCTTTTTACGCACGGGGGGGTGATTACGTGTGCCCGTGTTTATAACAAACAGTATGGCATGAAGGAGGCGTTTAAGCATATTCCCGACTATGGGGAGGTGGTAAAAATGACCTTATAA
- a CDS encoding HU domain-containing protein, which produces MLRIISHIERLLLEYDCVIIPKVGGFVLQDHPSVFVENKNLFSPAHKEVTFNPTLQHNDGLLVESYMKMYHVDYNQAFFMVEEDTDQLKAALSYHQRISLGSIGQFLIGEEERVIFERGEEAFFSPASYGLGEFHLPTLQTLQQETARTEMSPSTRKKKKDTIYIPVSVRFIRTAVASAAAIALFLLISTPVRDVNTSAYTASFIPSEVVAKATLPEVKAEEPVSEPVASSVTAIEKANEGSVNVSLSTPSNEVKEAAAIKKNIKYYHAVIGSFPTQKQADSFLAGVDKTQCADPGIVERNGRIRVYAARFTERNEAENYINKIRTQAKYKDAWLFISR; this is translated from the coding sequence ATGTTAAGGATTATATCACATATTGAGCGGTTGCTTTTGGAGTACGACTGCGTAATTATTCCCAAGGTAGGAGGGTTTGTGTTACAAGACCATCCGTCCGTATTCGTAGAGAATAAGAATCTCTTTTCACCTGCTCACAAAGAAGTTACTTTCAACCCTACTTTACAACATAATGACGGATTATTGGTTGAATCGTACATGAAAATGTACCACGTGGATTATAACCAGGCATTTTTTATGGTGGAAGAAGATACGGACCAATTGAAAGCAGCCTTATCTTATCATCAGCGCATTTCTTTGGGAAGTATCGGCCAGTTTTTAATAGGAGAAGAAGAACGTGTGATATTTGAAAGAGGGGAGGAGGCTTTTTTCAGCCCCGCTTCTTATGGCCTGGGAGAGTTTCATCTTCCTACCCTGCAAACCTTACAACAGGAAACAGCCCGGACAGAGATGTCTCCTTCTACGCGGAAAAAGAAAAAAGATACTATTTATATACCCGTAAGTGTCCGGTTTATTCGTACAGCCGTAGCATCTGCTGCCGCTATAGCTCTTTTCTTATTAATTTCCACACCGGTAAGAGATGTAAATACGTCTGCTTATACAGCTAGTTTTATCCCTTCGGAGGTAGTAGCGAAAGCAACTCTTCCCGAAGTAAAAGCGGAAGAACCGGTTTCGGAGCCTGTAGCCTCTTCTGTAACTGCGATAGAAAAAGCAAATGAAGGATCGGTGAATGTTTCTTTGTCTACACCCTCGAACGAAGTAAAAGAAGCTGCGGCAATCAAAAAGAACATAAAATATTATCATGCGGTAATAGGGAGCTTTCCTACCCAAAAACAAGCGGATAGTTTTCTTGCAGGCGTGGATAAAACACAATGTGCCGATCCTGGTATTGTAGAACGTAACGGAAGGATCCGGGTATATGCTGCTAGGTTTACCGAGAGGAACGAAGCGGAAAATTATATAAATAAAATTCGTACCCAGGCAAAATATAAAGATGCGTGGTTGTTTATTTCCAGATAA
- the cbiB gene encoding adenosylcobinamide-phosphate synthase CbiB, giving the protein MFSSKLLPFLFGWITDRLLGDPEGWPHPIVFFGELIQYGEKRLNHGTDRLWKGGLLTVVLVGGTFYFVQEILRLFGEVNYHLIPLFTAIGVFYCLAGKTLITEVQKVFEAVDKSVEEGRTQLARIVGRDTSQLSSQQIRTAALETLAENLSDGVIAPMFWFLLLGLPGMMAYKMVNTLDSMIGYKNERYLEFGKVAAKLDDLANYIPARLTAILMLLVSHNWNKLKFVIAHGKKHASPNAGYPEAALAAILNGRFGGPNFYFGKLVEKPYIGDTPKDFTPQDLLLAIQINNYTELVMGIIVCVLLYIWN; this is encoded by the coding sequence ATGTTTTCATCTAAATTACTCCCTTTCCTTTTCGGATGGATCACCGACCGTTTACTGGGTGATCCGGAAGGTTGGCCGCATCCTATTGTATTTTTCGGTGAACTAATACAGTATGGAGAAAAGAGATTGAACCACGGCACAGACCGGCTCTGGAAAGGAGGATTGCTTACCGTAGTACTGGTGGGGGGAACTTTTTATTTTGTGCAGGAAATATTACGATTGTTCGGAGAAGTCAATTATCACTTAATTCCTTTATTTACAGCAATCGGAGTTTTCTATTGCCTGGCCGGAAAGACCTTAATCACAGAAGTACAAAAGGTATTCGAGGCAGTAGACAAGAGTGTGGAAGAAGGAAGAACTCAGCTAGCTCGGATTGTAGGCCGTGACACATCCCAGTTATCGTCTCAGCAAATCCGTACGGCAGCCTTGGAAACTTTAGCAGAAAACTTAAGCGATGGGGTAATAGCTCCGATGTTTTGGTTCCTGTTGTTAGGGTTACCGGGAATGATGGCTTATAAAATGGTAAATACCCTCGATTCGATGATCGGATATAAAAATGAAAGGTATCTTGAATTCGGCAAAGTTGCTGCCAAGCTAGATGATCTAGCCAACTATATACCGGCACGGCTCACGGCAATTCTAATGTTACTCGTTTCCCATAACTGGAATAAACTAAAATTCGTCATAGCACACGGCAAAAAACATGCCAGCCCCAATGCAGGATACCCCGAAGCTGCACTGGCAGCTATATTAAACGGACGTTTCGGAGGTCCGAACTTTTATTTCGGGAAGTTAGTGGAAAAGCCTTATATCGGCGATACTCCTAAAGATTTTACTCCACAAGACCTGCTATTAGCCATTCAAATTAATAACTATACCGAATTGGTAATGGGAATTATAGTATGTGTATTGTTATATATATGGAACTGA
- a CDS encoding OmpA/MotB family protein, translating to MKKIVYLAACLLLLSSCVSKKKYLLAENGRLDGLERERILKEELTNSNNTISQLTARLNDLLRDTAEMGSDIRSYKQLLNSNLSENEKLNSFLQEKMLLLDERERTINDLQNMINAQNERVQALLNSVQDALMGFNSDELSVKLKDGKVYVAMSDKLLFESGSARVDKRGKEALAKLAEVLNKQNDIDVFIEGHTDTKPINTVQFKDNWDLSVIRATSVVRILTKDYGVNPLQIQPSGRGEYMPVADNETTEGRAKNRRTEIIMAPKLDKLFQMLNQ from the coding sequence ATGAAAAAGATTGTGTATTTGGCAGCTTGTCTGCTGCTTTTATCTTCATGTGTGAGTAAGAAAAAATACCTGCTCGCAGAAAACGGCAGGTTGGATGGCTTGGAAAGAGAACGGATCCTGAAAGAGGAACTGACGAACAGTAACAACACGATCAGCCAATTGACGGCTCGTCTAAACGATCTTTTGCGCGATACGGCCGAAATGGGTAGCGATATCCGCAGTTATAAACAACTCCTTAATTCTAATTTATCTGAAAATGAAAAACTTAATTCTTTCTTGCAAGAAAAGATGTTATTATTAGACGAACGGGAAAGAACGATTAATGATTTACAAAACATGATTAATGCCCAGAACGAACGTGTGCAAGCATTATTAAACAGTGTACAGGATGCTTTGATGGGCTTTAATAGTGATGAACTGAGTGTAAAGTTAAAAGACGGAAAGGTATATGTGGCGATGTCAGACAAACTGTTGTTCGAATCCGGAAGTGCGCGGGTGGACAAGCGCGGAAAGGAAGCTTTGGCTAAGCTGGCGGAAGTATTGAATAAACAAAATGATATCGATGTTTTTATCGAAGGACATACCGATACCAAACCTATTAATACGGTACAGTTTAAGGATAATTGGGATTTAAGTGTTATCCGGGCTACTTCCGTAGTACGGATTCTTACCAAGGATTATGGTGTAAATCCGTTACAAATCCAACCTTCCGGACGAGGGGAATATATGCCTGTTGCAGATAACGAGACAACCGAAGGACGGGCTAAAAACCGCCGCACTGAAATTATCATGGCTCCGAAGCTCGATAAGTTATTCCAGATGTTAAATCAATAG
- a CDS encoding nitroreductase family protein, with protein MKKTTLFVLLLSICSFAGIEKSFSQTVAGMEPIKLNQPDKKRGTAVMEALAKRQSTKECSDKMLSLQDLSDLLWAANGINRPESGKRTAPSAMNRQDVKVYVCTAEGSYLYNHKTHTLEPVSSGDVRPAKAPVCLVLVTDANETWSAIDAGIVSQNISLFCAGTGIATYPRATMNREELTKALKLTGTQTLMLCHPTGYFK; from the coding sequence ATGAAAAAGACAACTTTATTTGTTTTACTATTAAGTATTTGTTCCTTTGCCGGAATAGAAAAAAGTTTTTCGCAAACAGTAGCCGGGATGGAACCTATTAAGTTGAACCAACCGGACAAGAAGCGGGGAACTGCTGTTATGGAAGCATTAGCAAAACGCCAATCAACGAAAGAATGTTCGGATAAAATGTTAAGTTTGCAAGATTTGTCGGATTTGCTCTGGGCAGCCAATGGAATCAACCGTCCCGAATCAGGGAAACGCACCGCCCCTTCGGCTATGAACCGGCAAGATGTAAAAGTATACGTTTGTACTGCGGAAGGAAGTTATCTTTATAACCATAAAACTCACACGTTGGAACCTGTATCTTCGGGAGATGTACGTCCTGCCAAAGCTCCGGTATGCCTTGTCTTGGTGACGGATGCCAATGAAACCTGGTCGGCTATCGATGCAGGCATTGTTTCCCAGAATATTTCTTTGTTCTGTGCAGGTACGGGAATTGCAACTTATCCCCGTGCAACCATGAACCGGGAAGAACTGACAAAAGCACTGAAGCTCACCGGAACGCAAACACTCATGTTATGCCATCCTACAGGATATTTTAAATAA
- a CDS encoding ferritin-like domain-containing protein, translating into MARESVEILKGKIDLDSLLSQLNAALSEEWLAFYQYWIGAYVIKGIMRTSVQKELEEHAKEEYDHADLLATRIIELDGTPVLEPQKWFDLARCKYLTPSDFDVISIVNQNLASERCAILRYEEIANFTNGIDYTTCDVAKHILSEEQDHEQDLQDFLEDINHMRTYFSQK; encoded by the coding sequence ATGGCAAGAGAAAGTGTTGAAATTCTGAAAGGCAAAATTGATTTAGATAGTCTGTTATCTCAATTAAATGCAGCCTTATCGGAAGAATGGCTAGCTTTTTATCAATATTGGATCGGTGCTTATGTAATAAAAGGTATTATGCGTACCTCTGTACAAAAGGAACTGGAAGAACATGCGAAAGAAGAATACGACCATGCCGATTTATTAGCGACCCGTATCATCGAATTAGATGGGACTCCCGTGTTGGAACCTCAAAAATGGTTTGATCTGGCAAGATGTAAATATTTAACCCCAAGCGATTTTGACGTAATCAGTATTGTCAACCAGAACCTTGCATCAGAGCGTTGTGCTATTCTCCGTTATGAAGAAATTGCTAATTTTACGAATGGCATAGATTATACCACTTGCGATGTAGCGAAACATATATTAAGTGAAGAGCAAGATCATGAACAAGATCTTCAAGACTTTCTCGAAGATATCAATCATATGCGCACCTATTTCAGCCAAAAATAA
- a CDS encoding flavin reductase family protein, whose protein sequence is MERVNIERISDNFIHIIGKEWMLVSAGNKEKFNMMTANWGGVGFLWNKPVVFIFVRPERYTYEFVESQPFFTLSFMGEEYKDVHKICGSKSGREIDKVAATGLTPIFTENGNPAFQESRLTLECKKLYADTIKESNFINKEIYEKWYGPKGGDHKMFIAEITNAWIK, encoded by the coding sequence ATGGAACGAGTTAACATAGAAAGAATTAGTGATAATTTTATTCATATAATCGGAAAAGAATGGATGTTGGTAAGTGCCGGAAACAAAGAAAAATTCAACATGATGACGGCCAATTGGGGAGGAGTAGGTTTTTTATGGAATAAACCTGTTGTCTTTATCTTTGTACGTCCGGAACGTTATACTTACGAATTTGTAGAAAGCCAACCGTTTTTTACTCTTTCTTTTATGGGTGAAGAATATAAAGATGTACATAAAATCTGCGGAAGCAAATCGGGAAGAGAGATCGATAAAGTGGCAGCTACCGGGTTAACCCCGATTTTTACAGAAAACGGGAATCCGGCATTCCAAGAAAGCCGTCTTACCTTGGAATGTAAAAAATTATATGCTGATACGATAAAGGAAAGTAACTTTATAAATAAAGAGATTTATGAAAAATGGTACGGTCCGAAAGGAGGTGATCATAAAATGTTTATTGCTGAGATTACAAATGCATGGATTAAATAA
- a CDS encoding bifunctional adenosylcobinamide kinase/adenosylcobinamide-phosphate guanylyltransferase: MKKHITLITGGQRSGKSSYAQSLALSLTSTPVYLATSRVWDEEHRKRIARHQADRGAEWTNIEEEKFLSKHNLSNRTIVIDCVTLWGTNFFFDNQSDVDLTLKQLKEEFIRFTSQEAYFIFVTNEIGLGGVSENEIQRKFTDVQGWINQFIAKQADEVILMVSGLPLKIK; encoded by the coding sequence ATGAAGAAACATATAACTCTTATTACGGGCGGCCAACGTTCCGGCAAAAGCAGTTATGCGCAAAGCCTCGCTTTGTCTCTTACTTCTACCCCGGTGTATTTAGCGACTTCCAGAGTATGGGACGAAGAACACCGCAAACGGATTGCCCGCCATCAGGCTGACAGAGGTGCGGAATGGACTAATATCGAGGAAGAAAAATTCCTGAGCAAACATAATCTGTCAAACCGTACCATCGTCATAGACTGCGTTACGTTATGGGGAACCAATTTCTTCTTTGATAACCAGTCGGACGTAGATTTAACGTTAAAGCAGCTAAAAGAAGAATTTATCCGTTTCACAAGTCAAGAGGCTTATTTTATATTTGTCACCAACGAAATAGGGTTAGGGGGTGTTTCTGAAAATGAAATCCAACGGAAATTTACGGATGTGCAAGGTTGGATCAATCAATTTATTGCCAAACAAGCAGATGAAGTGATTTTAATGGTTTCCGGCCTTCCCTTAAAAATAAAATAA
- a CDS encoding S4 domain-containing protein: MEIRLNKLISDSGLCSRREADRFIEAGRVTVNGEQPSQGMKVTEKDVVMLDGMEIEVKEYFKEEKIRATKGSAGFLIFGEEKKKSAPRRHASSAISGKGEKADGSKSPKREKYGKYNKYAAARKAAKAGLPSPFEKKTPEERQKEKILKEATQPKFGKSLSKGAIAQRLTAAPKSAALRKTSKNNPLNKAKQKGFRDTNNPKRK, translated from the coding sequence ATGGAAATAAGACTCAATAAATTAATCAGCGACTCCGGCCTGTGTTCACGCCGGGAGGCAGATCGCTTTATAGAAGCCGGACGTGTGACAGTAAACGGAGAACAACCGTCACAGGGAATGAAAGTAACTGAAAAGGACGTGGTTATGTTGGACGGAATGGAAATAGAAGTAAAGGAATATTTCAAAGAGGAAAAAATCCGCGCCACTAAAGGAAGTGCCGGCTTTCTTATTTTCGGGGAAGAAAAGAAAAAATCGGCTCCCCGCAGACATGCTTCTTCCGCTATTTCGGGAAAGGGTGAGAAAGCAGACGGAAGCAAATCCCCTAAACGGGAAAAATATGGTAAATATAACAAATATGCAGCCGCACGGAAAGCAGCCAAAGCAGGGCTTCCTTCTCCCTTCGAAAAGAAAACCCCGGAAGAACGCCAAAAAGAAAAAATACTGAAAGAGGCAACACAACCGAAATTCGGCAAGTCGCTAAGTAAAGGGGCTATTGCCCAACGTTTGACCGCAGCTCCTAAATCGGCAGCTTTACGTAAGACAAGTAAAAATAACCCGCTGAATAAAGCTAAACAAAAAGGTTTCCGGGATACTAATAATCCCAAAAGGAAATAG
- a CDS encoding Arc family DNA-binding protein, whose protein sequence is MAKKEKENTIKSFVLRIDPEMMEAIEQWAADEFRSTNGQIQYILDQALRKAGRLKKKKN, encoded by the coding sequence ATGGCAAAAAAAGAAAAAGAGAACACAATAAAAAGTTTTGTCTTACGTATAGATCCGGAAATGATGGAAGCGATTGAACAATGGGCTGCGGATGAATTCCGCAGCACCAACGGGCAAATCCAATATATCTTAGACCAGGCATTACGGAAAGCAGGAAGGCTTAAGAAGAAAAAGAACTGA
- the cobT gene encoding nicotinate-nucleotide--dimethylbenzimidazole phosphoribosyltransferase — MISFSIQKPDETIREALIDKINDLTKPKGSLGTLEELALQIGWIQQTLKPVLSKPHNIIFAGDHGIADEGVSLSPKEITRQMIGNFLGGGAGVNFLARQHHFTLKVVDGAIDFDFPPIEGLINRKIRKGTRNFLHEAAMTEEEMDQAIRTGAEIVRNCQREGCNIISFGEMGIGNTSASSMWMTCLTGIPLSECVGAGSGLNQEGIRHKYNILKQSLDNYQGDNTPIDIMRYFGGIEMVMAVGGMLRAAELNMLILVDGFIMTNCALVASKLYPDLLHYCIFGHQGDEAGHKLVLEYLHAKPLLHLGLRLGEGTGAICAYPIVESAVRMINEMNTFSNAAITKYF, encoded by the coding sequence ATGATATCATTTTCTATTCAAAAACCCGATGAAACTATCCGGGAAGCTTTAATCGACAAAATAAATGACCTTACTAAGCCCAAAGGTTCCTTAGGTACATTGGAGGAGCTGGCTTTACAAATAGGTTGGATACAGCAAACCCTTAAGCCTGTTTTATCGAAGCCGCATAATATCATCTTTGCAGGCGACCATGGAATTGCGGATGAAGGAGTCAGCCTTTCTCCGAAAGAAATTACCCGCCAGATGATTGGTAACTTCCTGGGAGGTGGTGCAGGTGTAAACTTCCTGGCGCGACAACATCACTTCACCCTGAAAGTGGTAGATGGTGCTATCGATTTCGATTTCCCGCCCATCGAAGGACTAATCAACCGTAAAATACGAAAAGGGACACGGAACTTTCTGCACGAAGCGGCGATGACCGAAGAAGAGATGGACCAGGCTATCCGGACAGGGGCCGAGATCGTTAGGAACTGTCAGCGTGAAGGTTGTAATATTATCAGCTTCGGAGAAATGGGAATCGGAAATACATCTGCTTCATCGATGTGGATGACGTGTCTTACCGGCATTCCTCTTTCTGAATGCGTAGGAGCTGGAAGCGGGTTAAATCAAGAAGGGATCCGGCATAAGTACAACATCTTGAAACAGTCGTTGGATAATTATCAAGGAGATAATACCCCTATAGACATCATGCGGTACTTCGGCGGTATAGAAATGGTGATGGCGGTGGGGGGAATGCTCCGGGCTGCCGAACTGAATATGCTTATTCTAGTGGACGGTTTTATTATGACCAATTGTGCATTGGTTGCCTCAAAGCTCTATCCGGATCTGTTACATTATTGCATCTTCGGGCATCAGGGCGACGAAGCCGGACATAAATTGGTGTTGGAATATTTACATGCCAAACCGCTGTTACACCTGGGATTACGTTTGGGAGAAGGGACGGGTGCTATTTGTGCTTATCCGATTGTAGAATCTGCGGTACGGATGATAAATGAAATGAATACTTTCAGCAACGCTGCTATCACTAAATATTTTTAA
- the cobS gene encoding adenosylcobinamide-GDP ribazoletransferase: MFRILAALIFFTRLPFGRITEVPKEYFKNIVSCWPLVGWFTAGITALVLYACSLIFPASIAVLLAILSRILLTGGLHEDGLADFLDGFGGGTTKVRILEIMKDSHIGTYGVTGLIFYFLLYYFLLSALPIELAGSVILAADPFCKGVTSMIINRLPYARSEEASKAKVVYSRMSTGELVFALFCGLLPLLWLPQPSYLLATIPVIVVWYLLTSIMKKKLQGYTGDCCGATMLVCEITFYLTIVLIYTVSY, from the coding sequence ATGTTTCGAATATTAGCTGCTTTGATTTTTTTTACCCGGTTACCTTTCGGACGGATTACGGAAGTTCCTAAAGAGTATTTTAAGAACATAGTAAGCTGCTGGCCGTTAGTAGGATGGTTTACGGCAGGCATTACAGCTCTTGTGCTTTATGCTTGTTCGTTAATTTTCCCGGCAAGCATCGCTGTATTATTAGCAATCCTTTCCCGGATACTATTAACAGGAGGGTTGCACGAAGACGGGTTGGCTGACTTTTTGGATGGGTTCGGGGGCGGAACAACAAAAGTTCGTATTTTGGAGATAATGAAAGATTCCCATATCGGAACGTATGGAGTGACCGGGCTTATTTTTTATTTCCTTCTTTATTATTTTTTGCTCTCCGCCTTGCCTATAGAGCTTGCCGGAAGTGTTATTCTGGCTGCCGACCCATTTTGTAAAGGAGTAACGTCTATGATTATCAACCGGCTTCCGTATGCCAGAAGTGAAGAGGCCAGTAAAGCAAAAGTTGTTTACAGCCGGATGTCTACCGGCGAATTAGTCTTTGCTTTGTTTTGCGGGCTTTTACCTTTATTGTGGCTACCGCAACCTTCTTATTTATTGGCAACTATTCCGGTGATAGTGGTATGGTATCTGCTGACTTCTATCATGAAAAAGAAACTTCAAGGCTATACCGGTGATTGTTGCGGGGCAACTATGTTAGTATGCGAAATAACTTTTTACCTTACTATTGTGTTGATTTATACAGTTTCTTATTAA
- a CDS encoding sigma-54-dependent transcriptional regulator: MTGKVLIIDDEKQILALLSRIIGLEGYEVYQATSCKAGLKQLNLCEPNVVLCDVRLPDGNGVDLIRQIKQISPDVEVIMLTAHGNIPDGVQAIKNGAFDYITKGDDNNKIIPLLSQGIEKAKQNKLLRQQGQQAGKKYSFDTIIGTSNAMQEAIDLAKKVAGTDVAVLLTGETGTGKEVFAQAIHQNSERANRSFVAVNCSSFSKDLLESEMFGHKAGAFTGALKDKKGLFEEADKGTIFLDEIGEMAFDLQAKLLRILETGEFIKIGDTKPTKINVRVIAATNRDLQKEIAEGKFREDLFYRLSVFQIHLPPLRERLSDLEAYVKTFIALFEAKMGKKIDSVQPEFLNALKQHPWKGNVRELRNVIERSIIIANDGVLSLDVLPLDMQHPNVSGSAAGASYGGFDLSGVEKMHIQKVLQYTYGNKTETARLLGIGLTTLYRKIEEYGLSV, translated from the coding sequence ATGACAGGCAAAGTACTCATTATTGATGATGAAAAGCAGATATTGGCTCTCTTATCGCGTATCATTGGGTTGGAAGGATATGAAGTATATCAGGCTACCTCCTGTAAAGCAGGGTTAAAACAGTTAAACCTCTGTGAACCTAATGTTGTTTTATGCGATGTACGCCTTCCGGATGGGAACGGAGTCGACCTGATCCGCCAAATCAAACAAATCTCTCCGGATGTAGAAGTAATTATGTTGACCGCCCATGGCAATATACCGGATGGTGTCCAGGCAATTAAAAACGGAGCATTCGATTATATAACGAAAGGAGATGATAATAATAAAATCATCCCCCTTCTTAGTCAGGGAATAGAAAAGGCAAAACAAAACAAGCTTTTAAGGCAACAAGGACAGCAAGCAGGAAAAAAATATTCGTTCGATACAATCATAGGCACATCGAATGCCATGCAAGAAGCGATAGATTTAGCAAAGAAAGTAGCGGGAACCGATGTTGCCGTGTTGTTGACAGGAGAAACGGGAACCGGCAAAGAAGTATTTGCCCAAGCCATCCATCAAAATAGTGAACGGGCTAACCGGTCGTTTGTTGCTGTTAACTGTTCTTCATTTAGTAAAGATTTGCTGGAGAGTGAAATGTTCGGACATAAAGCCGGAGCTTTCACCGGTGCTTTAAAAGACAAAAAGGGCCTTTTTGAAGAGGCGGACAAAGGAACTATTTTCCTGGATGAAATAGGAGAGATGGCCTTTGACTTGCAGGCTAAATTACTCCGTATCCTGGAAACCGGCGAATTTATTAAAATAGGAGATACCAAGCCTACAAAGATAAATGTCCGGGTAATTGCAGCCACCAACCGGGATTTGCAAAAAGAAATAGCAGAAGGGAAATTTAGAGAAGATTTGTTTTATCGTCTATCTGTTTTCCAGATCCATCTCCCTCCGTTACGGGAAAGATTGTCGGATTTAGAAGCGTATGTGAAGACCTTTATTGCTTTATTTGAAGCGAAGATGGGAAAAAAGATCGATTCGGTTCAACCGGAATTTCTAAACGCATTAAAGCAACACCCCTGGAAAGGAAATGTGCGCGAGCTCCGGAATGTAATAGAACGCAGTATCATTATTGCCAACGACGGTGTATTAAGCTTGGACGTTTTGCCTTTAGATATGCAACACCCGAATGTTTCCGGATCGGCAGCCGGAGCATCATATGGCGGTTTCGACTTATCGGGAGTAGAAAAGATGCATATACAAAAGGTATTGCAATATACCTATGGCAATAAAACGGAAACAGCTCGTCTGTTGGGAATCGGGTTAACCACTTTGTACCGGAAAATTGAAGAATATGGCTTATCCGTATAA
- a CDS encoding copper resistance protein NlpE N-terminal domain-containing protein: protein MNKKNLLICTILFLLVIACNNKQEKNKLHENPEKILSGMFTGVLPCADCPGITTYMTFGNGHTVAVTSLYQDREKVAGTLQGTWKIKDNLVVVSLPEDSLYYRIQSDSTLMMVNSKGEQSGSLANKYILTKRKPLEVSYFTGDYLLEGDTVGYTQKLTIKALSDNAVNIDINFSGSSKGCTFSGNGKIMNDQIEVNLHKVNAEFNSVMIIRPISKNHLFVSTARFGDRYDLNYFCGGGGSLAGEYIRMEK, encoded by the coding sequence ATGAATAAAAAGAATTTATTAATTTGTACAATCCTGTTTTTGCTGGTGATTGCATGTAACAATAAACAGGAAAAGAATAAGTTGCATGAAAATCCCGAAAAGATTTTGTCCGGAATGTTTACCGGAGTACTGCCTTGTGCGGATTGTCCCGGAATTACAACCTATATGACGTTTGGAAACGGGCATACAGTAGCAGTAACTTCATTATACCAAGATCGGGAAAAAGTAGCCGGTACTTTGCAGGGTACATGGAAGATAAAAGATAATTTGGTAGTAGTAAGTCTTCCGGAAGACAGTTTATATTATCGTATTCAATCGGATTCTACTCTTATGATGGTTAATAGTAAAGGAGAACAATCTGGTTCTTTGGCTAATAAATATATATTGACAAAGCGAAAACCTCTAGAGGTTTCTTATTTTACCGGTGATTATTTACTGGAAGGAGATACGGTTGGTTATACGCAAAAACTAACTATTAAGGCTTTGTCTGATAATGCAGTAAACATAGATATAAATTTTTCAGGATCCTCAAAAGGATGTACTTTTTCAGGGAACGGTAAGATTATGAATGACCAGATAGAAGTTAATTTGCATAAAGTAAATGCAGAATTTAATTCAGTCATGATCATTCGACCGATTAGTAAAAATCATCTTTTTGTATCCACGGCCCGTTTTGGCGATCGTTATGATTTGAATTATTTTTGTGGTGGAGGTGGTTCATTAGCCGGAGAGTATATAAGAATGGAAAAATAA